A genomic window from Candidatus Krumholzibacteriia bacterium includes:
- the scpB gene encoding SMC-Scp complex subunit ScpB produces MRRDLEALLFASDQPLTLDRLAGFFPDVDRKSVREAIDELREEYERDQHAFTIVEFGGGFSISTRPEHATLVKRLFKGRRKQRLSRPALEVLAIIAYKQPVTRLEIEEIRGVAASGVIGTLLERDLVQIVGRAETLGHPLLYGTTKGFLDHIGLRTVGELPQLSELEDLLAEKEELKQLATARGEELGDEDFERADADDGEADEEAEADETVGESEEDVRRAQESS; encoded by the coding sequence ATGCGACGTGATCTGGAAGCCCTGCTCTTCGCCTCGGACCAGCCGCTGACGCTGGATCGCCTGGCAGGATTCTTCCCCGACGTCGATCGCAAGTCCGTACGTGAGGCGATCGACGAGCTCCGCGAAGAGTACGAACGCGATCAGCACGCCTTCACGATCGTCGAGTTCGGCGGTGGGTTCTCGATCAGCACGCGACCGGAGCACGCAACCCTCGTGAAGCGGTTGTTCAAGGGACGGCGCAAGCAGCGCCTGAGCCGTCCCGCGCTCGAGGTGCTGGCGATCATCGCCTACAAGCAACCGGTCACGCGCCTGGAGATCGAGGAGATCCGCGGTGTCGCCGCCTCGGGCGTGATCGGAACCCTGCTCGAGCGTGACCTCGTGCAGATCGTGGGCCGCGCCGAGACCCTCGGTCACCCGCTGCTCTACGGCACCACGAAGGGGTTCCTGGACCACATCGGGCTGCGCACGGTGGGCGAGCTGCCGCAGCTCTCCGAACTCGAGGATCTCCTCGCCGAGAAGGAAGAGTTGAAGCAGTTGGCCACCGCTCGTGGTGAGGAACTCGGCGACGAGGACTTCGAGCGGGCCGATGCCGACGACGGCGAAGCCGACGAAGAAGCCGAGGCGGACGAGACCGTGGGCGAGTCCGAAGAGGACGTCCGCCGCGCGCAGGAATCCTCCTGA
- a CDS encoding pseudouridine synthase, producing MRINRFLARAGVGSRRGVEALVRDGRVTVNGERVGDLGRRVDPDHDEVRVDGRSVRPATSTRVLVLHKPVGVVSSLRRQGDAPCLLDVLEPSLATSGLFHVGRLDRESSGVLLLTDAGDLSQALLHPSRPVWKVYRVRTVQPVDPTTIDRWRHGGTRLDGRPLAPIRVGADPGDPRRLRLELREGRNRQIRRMVEAAGTRVDTLHRVAFGPVELGDLPPGALRSVTPEEDAALRSIRAAHGRD from the coding sequence ATGCGGATCAATCGATTCCTGGCCCGAGCGGGTGTGGGGTCGCGACGAGGGGTCGAGGCGCTCGTCCGCGACGGGCGTGTGACGGTCAACGGCGAACGCGTCGGCGATCTGGGACGGCGGGTCGACCCCGACCACGACGAGGTCCGGGTCGACGGCCGCTCCGTCCGGCCCGCCACGTCGACGCGGGTCCTGGTGCTGCACAAGCCGGTGGGGGTGGTGTCGAGCCTGCGGCGCCAGGGCGACGCCCCGTGTCTGCTCGACGTGCTCGAACCCTCGCTCGCCACCTCGGGCCTGTTCCACGTGGGGCGGCTGGACCGGGAGTCGTCGGGGGTGCTGCTCCTGACCGACGCCGGCGACCTGTCCCAGGCGCTGCTGCACCCCTCACGCCCGGTGTGGAAGGTCTACCGCGTCCGCACCGTCCAGCCGGTGGACCCGACGACCATCGACCGCTGGCGCCACGGCGGCACGCGGCTCGACGGCCGTCCCCTCGCACCCATCCGCGTCGGGGCCGATCCTGGGGATCCCCGTCGCCTCCGCCTGGAGCTGCGCGAGGGCCGCAATCGGCAGATCCGCAGGATGGTGGAGGCGGCGGGCACGCGGGTCGACACGCTGCACCGCGTGGCCTTCGGTCCCGTCGAGCTCGGCGACCTCCCTCCCGGCGCGTTGCGTTCGGTCACTCCGGAGGAAGACGCCGCTCTGCGGTCGATCCGCGCGGCCCACGGCCGAGATTGA